In one Diabrotica virgifera virgifera chromosome 5, PGI_DIABVI_V3a genomic region, the following are encoded:
- the LOC126885187 gene encoding uncharacterized protein LOC126885187: MNNSPTVDTLVPTTPQIFGSLPYIPILTPKLLKLFKGFENIKIATRNVKTIAHLYTKTKDPLTTKESSKVVYQIPCSDCDKVYIGETSRTLHSRIISHRSDINTNKSQACALADHSINLNHSFNFSQASILERVKNEQKRLFVEMTHIQKNKKCINRKSDIDKLSNIYCYILAYQQTFGTTS; the protein is encoded by the coding sequence ATGAACAATAGTCCAACAGTTGACACCTTAGTACCAACAACACCACAAATATTTGGATCTTTACCTTATATTCCTATCTTAACACCAAAACTTCTTAAATTATTTAAAGGattcgaaaacataaaaattgcTACTAGAAACGTCAAAACTATAGCACATTTATACACCAAAACTAAAGATCCACTAACAACTAAGGAGAGTTCAAAAGTAGTGTATCAAATACCTTGCTCAGACTGCGATAAGGTATATATAGGAGAAACTTCTCGTACATTACACAGCAGAATCATTTCGCACAGAAGTGATATTAACACAAACAAATCACAAGCTTGTGCATTAGCCGACCACTCAATTAATCTGAATCattcatttaatttttcacaGGCGTCAATTTTAGAGAGGGTGAAAAATGAGCAGAAGAGATTATTTGTAGAAATGACACACatccagaaaaataaaaaatgcataaaCAGAAAGTCAGATATAGACAAATTGAGTAACATTTATTGCTATatattagcatatcaacaaaCATTTGGCACaacatcataa